TAATCCCCACTCCAATTGACCTAACCGAACCATGCTGATCATCTTCCATACAGATATCTTCAAGTCGTGATCTTCCACTATCATTTAGAAGCTTCCCATTTCCTAACATGGTGCGATCATTTGTCTGGGAGACAAACCCCTGCCATACAGGTTCCACTCGCATCAAATTCAATTCTTCATCGTCAATCAATTGTCCATTGTATTGACCAATTGTGTCAATATCATTCGTTCCTCCATACATTTCAGTAACCGTAAGACCAATGGGATCATCCGAAACAGTGACTGGCTCGGCATTCTTCGCATGAAGATATTGCTCTCCAGAGAAATAAGAATCCTCCTCAGCAAAAGACTGATCATCATCGTCATCTTTGGCCGGACCTCTTTCCTGAGGATCTGGAACACTTCCATGTGTGGTCCCCTTTTCATTGTCACTAGGGTAATCAACTTCATGTGCCAAAAACCAGGCCTCATCCTCAATGGGTTGTCTCATGTACCCAAcgtcgtcatcatcatcatattcatcagaGTCCCAATATTCATTTGGATAGTCAATAGATTCACTCAACCCATCGCCAATTGTTGCAAAACCAGATACAAGATCAGACGTATCCTCTACAATCCCTTGACTCACAGACAGCCAACTACCCCCTGAAGGCCTCCTCATACCTGAGACCCATGAAAAAGTCAAAGCCAGTCTTTGGGACAAAATAAGCATAATGAAATACAGGAAGCATTTTACAGTTTATTCAATCTTTGAATTTGTGCAAATTTCTTATGTTATTTCTAGAGGCAAAACAGGTCAGAAAACACCATTAATGCAAAGAGCAAACCTTCCTTAAAGTCAATTAATGCAAAGGGAAAATGTAACTCTTTAAAACAGAAAAGGAATTGAGAGAAAGATGTACcgtaataaaaaatttacattaTTTTCTATTGATCAATACCTTGTCTAATAACTGATGAGAGAAAATGAAGTCCTTGACATTAGGCAATGAATTTACTCACAAATAAAAGATCATACGAATAGAGTTCAAACAACAAAAACATTCAACGAAATTCAAGTTTACTAAGGAAAAAAATCCACAGCAGGAATTGAGTAAATCACCAATTGAACTCTAAAGTCAAAATGGCAACTAAATCCATTCCAAACATAAATCCTAACTTGATCAACCAAAAGAAAATCTAACAAGGACTAGCTAAATGAGTTACAGCAATTAGCATGAAATGAACAAGTATGTCAAACTGTCACAACTGCAAACTTCATAATACAAAGAAGCCAACTAAATAGATCTAACACTTGAAATATCAAGTCTAGTTTGCAAAGGAACATAAGAAATAGAACTACAAGAAACAACATCCTTAgacagaaaaagggaaaattGTCACCAAGCATGTAAATCTATCATATCAACATTTGAGTCccaaaataaaaggaaataactAATTAAATTGCGAAGAATAATGGAAAGATATGATATTTTAACCAATTTAATAATATTCTTAAGATGTTAAAAAAGCTTACCTGCAGTTTTAATTTCTTGTCCAATGGGCACATCCAAATATGACCCAATAAGCAAAGTGTTGTCAGTAGAACCACTGAGTTTTGCGGACAGTCCATCGCGCTCAAACTTCTCCTCCCAATTAATAGCCAACTGCTTATCTTCTGACTTGATTTTAACAGGAGGAAGCCGAGGAAATTCTTCCTTCTGGTTCTCTGGTGAAAGAGGGAAACTTAGGCTGCTGAAATTATTCTGTTCGGAACTGCCTTGCAACTTTCCTAAGTACAAAGCCCTCCCCACTTCATCCACCTGCTCTTTTATTGCTGCTCTGGCATCACTTGtttcttcctttctcttctcctcttttctGCCTAAATAAGTTGACCCATTATAGCTCGTAGACACGTCCCCTGTTCCCGTTGAGAACGGGAAAACAGTCTTCACGGAACAATCTTTCCACGGGTCCAATGACAAATTCACATTATCATCATTTCTCGACAAAGCATTATCGACCAAGTTCTCTTTCAGAGAAGAACTACTAAATTTTAGCTGTCGATCCAGTTCCCTAGGTTCTTTGCTTTGAATGAGCTCATACTTTGGTTCAGCAGTGGCTTTACTACTACTTCCAAGCCAAGTGGAATTTCTTTCCATAGGCACAGCATTTTCCTCCCCAGATTTTGCTTTCCTGTTGGCTGCATCAACAGCTTCACTTGTTTGAGATTTTGATTGCTGAGACATTGGGGTCTTCAACATATTACTAGCCCCACTCCCACCATAAGTTTGGTAAGGCTCCGCTGGACCATTTCCAGGGCCAAACTTCCATGAGTTCAAATCAAGAAGATTGTCCTCCGAACCCTTTGAGAAACTGAAGTTTTTGTCACTTGTTCCACCCACTTCGTTGGATTGATTACGCTCCCCTGTAGAAGCAGCAGCTTTCCGTTTGCTTTCAACATTATTTCTACTAGTTCCATACTCTATTTCCTTCACAATCAGCTCTTTAGAACCATCAACACTATCACGAGAATCCGAGCCACGGCTTTCTAGCACTGTCGTCCCCTTATCATCATGTGACACATTACACAATTCCTTTTCCTCTAATTTAAGCTTCTGAAGGAACCCATTCACATCAGAACGGTTGCCGAGTTCACTACGCAAGGCTGCCTCAGCCCGGGTGAACCGGTTCCTCCTCAGAAATTCCAAAATCACATCAACTGAATTCGGGTCTGACATTTCTAAGCTGCTACCAACCTAAACAAATAAAAACACACACAAATACTTCAAAAACATCCACAAAAGAACTTCCATTCCAATCTACAGATAAATACCACAACCAACAAGACGTCAATGCACATTCCCATATAGCAACAATTATTTTCTTATGAACACACACccattaaaaaatttaaaaaattcgcAAGGTTTGGAGAGAGAGCACTTCAAAAGCTCACCTACCTCTTGTACCAATCAAAACCAAGTGGCAGAACTATCATGAGTCCCACGTATTGCACCTAAAAACATACCCCAGAAACTAAATCCTTGTTTCTTCACCAACACAACAAATAGGAGGGGGGAGAGAGGAAAAAACCTTCAACAACCACAAGGAcagcaaaataaaaattatcaaacTTGGATTCTGTTCCTTAAAAACAACGAAACCTATGTCAAAGGATGCTTGCTGTTgcttcaaaaaacaaaaaaccaaAAACCGCCAACACAAGGTGCCGGCCAAAGCTCTCGAGATAGATAGATACCCCAATCGCCGATCCGGCACCACTGCAAACACAAGAAAAGCTGAAATCAACGAAATGGGTACCACAGATCTTTACGCCAGTGCCtaaataaaagattaaaaataaaaagcaaggTTTTTGCGAAGTTGGGATTTTTCAGCGAGACCCAGTTGCCATCAAGATCTGTGCATTCACGTTCCTTAATCATTTACCGTCTTTTGGTGAAATACGAAGGAAAACGAAAATGGGGTCCCCCCAAAAATATGGGGTCCCAAAAAGAAAGGAATTTTTgaaatggagagagagagagagagagagagagagaggaccTGGTAGCAGTGCCTATTCGTTGGTGATGGTGgtgttgttattgttgatgttgttgcgTGGAAAGGCTTTTTGATGGGTGAAGGTGGAAGATGGTGGTGGTGTTGGAGGGGTAGCAACCTACGCTTCCTCCCTTTGTTGTTCCTTTTGCCTCGCAGCTATTGCGGTTTGGTTTGTGCTGGTGAATTGAAAATTTTGAGGGTGGTGATGCTGTTTGCTCTGGATCAAAGGTTTTCACTATTTtggtttttgtatttttgtgtTGTGTGAGAGACTAGGTTCCTTGGTGAtgtacttttttctttttcttttttttcttacgGGTATCAATTAAGTTTAATTCGAatctttgttttttatttttatttatgtagtATAAGTTTTGGGAGAGCTATTGTGTTCTTTGATTTCAATTCTTTTAGCATTCAAGAATAGATTTTACTGAGGTTACTAATTGGGTAGGTAGTTGCAATCCAAGCTCAAATGTTTTTTACCCGTTTGGATTTGGAAGCCAAAATGCATATATTTAGGATGAGAATTCCTAATTGTTGGATAAAGTTTAAGATTTTTTTAGGTTAAAAATAGGTTTAGTTAATTACAAGTTTTTTTTGCAATTTCTCCAAATTTattattagatttttatattttaaaattttcaatttaaatattatatacatagaGGAGGGATCAACCAATAACATTTATACCTATTATAGTTACAATCATAtgtattttaatatttgatGATATTATATGAATAAGTTATTATCAAATTCAGTTAAATTGGTCTAAtagtttaataattaataataaaaaaatttagttgaagaaaaaaaaaagaaaaagaattaaaaaaactTAGTTTTTAcgtcacaaaaataatttattcacttagtattttttttttaatatgttacatataaagagaacaagaaagggGATAAATGTTGTGCTTGGTCCTGATATTCACGGTTCTCACCAATTATTATTAAAACAATGCTAATATAAAGCGTTATACAAATTATAGTTTTATTAGGACaatttgaaaaaggttttattAGGATAATTTGAAAAAGGTTAGTACCGCTAAAAATTGAACTTTTTATCTGATTTATATTGATTGAAAAGGTCAATACAAAGGAGAGACCTACACGGTTAGGAGTTATCAACTAGGAAGATATTGAATGTATGTTATgtaataaaaatgttgaatatagtcactatttatttttttgttgtaatttttttttgacagGTTTGATGTACTTAACTGTCATTTGTTGAAAGATAATAGACTTACCCAGAGACATTGAAAGAACATTTCTTTAACTGGACTGAGATATCCTTTTATAAGAAGGTATGTAAGAGATGGATGGTATATTTTTATGCAATTATTTGGAACCTCTGGCTAGAAAGGAATAGATGGATTTTCtagcataaaagaaaaggagTTGATGAGATCATCCAAATGTCCTTTACAAATTACAAGTAGCAATTAGGTGTGGATCTTTTTTGTTGTTGATGGTAATGTCAGATATGACAAAAGATTAAATTTAGTATTATTTGTGTTAAgtagtttcttttcttttctttttttatataatttttgagctattttctttccaaaaaaaatatgaagTATTATAAAATCAATGAGACATCCCTAATAATAAAGTGACATGATTAAGATTTTAATATCATCAAATAAGTGTTATAAATTGATTGATTGGATtcatattagttaattaattttatattagtagAAACTAAAATGAGTTCAATTAACTAAATTAGGATatctatttaattatattaaaatgttaactATATCATTTTACTCCTAAAATATTATGCTGGCACTATAATGTTTAATGTTAATACTGTATTAACGGTAATTGAATTAGAGATAACAGAGACTCATAATTTATAAAATGGAAGActaatttagttattttaaaaatcaaaaactattttgacgaaaattaaaattttcaaagaatatATACAAGGAAAAGTATATGGAACCAATTTTAAATCAGGTAAAAATGGaacaacttaattaattataaatatagtaattaattttatttatttatgatttaaaatattgGCTATTAAATGATATGTTCAGTATCATTGCAACATGAATCACGGAAACTGATTCAATTAGCTTCCATCTCTTCATCCTTCTCTATCTCTCCAAATGCTTAAAACATGATAAATCAGAAAACAGATTTAGATTCATCCAAtttacaaagaaaataaacattCTAATGTCTAGTATAAGCACCATCCACGTAAAAATTTTAGATTCACCCAAAAATGTTTTGCTGATTTTTTACTGAAATCATCTTGGTTCCCTAGCATTATTGTATATATAATCATAGTTTAGAGGTTATATAATGTCTATAAGGTTCATAACTTAAATATACTAGGTTCATAAAACATGAAAGCTTATTAGAAGGCAACCTAACAAAGAGGAAAAATACATCTCAAATCGAACTTAAAAAACCTATTGCATATGACTTTCAAAAAGTGTAATAAGAATAGTTACAGTACACATTATTTGATGGAGGAAACTCACATATAATTGTCTTTATTTGAAATTGTTAGCTAAGAATTGTTAGataatttaacatatttaataaaattattatctaaGAATTCTCATCTATCAACTTTACATAAAAACAACTATATTAGAGTTTTCACCTTATTTGATTAGAATGATGAGACTATTATAAACAAGAAGGGAATCTGAAGAAAgtgttttagtatattattcaGGTTGAGAAAAAGTAGAATATACAAGGGGTATATATAGCTGCCAGAGGAATCAAagtaataaaagtataaaattctataattaatatacagatacgctatataaatacaaatgatactaattgatctaattttattctaattattcTCTTAACATcccccctcaaactcaagtggtGGGAGTTAAGGATACCATCTTGAGTTTGAATAACAGAGTCTGGAAACGAGCCTTCATAAAGATATCAACAGTCTGATCCAGTGTTCCAACAGCGATGGGACGAACAACATCAATAAGGATACGTTGCCAAACAAAGTGACAGTCAATCTCAATGTGTTTGGTGCGTTCATGAAACACATCATTATGTGTAATCTGAATATCACTGTGGTTGTCACAAAAAATATTAGTTGGGGATGACTGAGGAGCACCCAAATTTTCGAGAAGCCAACGAATCGAGATAATTTCAGCAGTGGTGTCAGCTAGAGCACGCTATTCAGCTTCTGTGCTTGATAGAGCAGTGAATGTGTGCTTCTTTGCTCGCTAGGAAATGAGAGAGTCGTCAAGAAACAAACAATAACTAGTAGTGGAACAACGATCAGTGGTATCACCAGCCCATTCAGCATCTGAGTACGCCTGAAGGAATAAAGATGAATGGGCATAAAAATAAAGGCCATAGAATAGGGTGCCTTTGATGTAGTGAAGAATGCGAAGAACTGCCGCATAGTGAGTAGTACGAGGAGCTGACAAGAACTGGCCAAGAATATGAACCGGATAGGCGATATCTGGTCGGGTGACAGTTAAGTAGACGAGTCCTCCAACTAGCTGTCGATAAAGAGTAGGATTATCTAAAACAGTGTCATCCATAGGAGTAAATCGAACATTAGGCTCAAGAGGAGTAGACTCAGTGCGACTATCTGCAATTCCAGCTCGAGCAAAAAGATCTGAAGCATATTTAGTTTGAGAGAGATAGATTCCATCATCGGTGGATATGACTTCTAGACCAAGAAAATAGCTGAGAaaaccaagatctttcatctcaaaagtACGGTAAAGGGACGCCTTGAGATCAGAGATACCATCAACATTATCTCCAGTAATaatcatgtcatcaacatacaaaagtagaagaacaactCAACATTCGCTTTTACGAATGAAGAGAGCATTCTCATGAGGGCTGCAAGTGAAACTAAGATTGTATATGGTAGTGCTGAACTTGTCAAACCATTCACGAGGAGCTTGTTTAAGTCTATTAAGAAATGCATTCTTCACGTCTATCTGACTGAGAGACTAATTTTTTACTGCAACAATGGCAAGAAGAGCTTGCTAGAGCAAAAGTTTTTTCATAGTCAATACCATACTCTTGCGTACAAACCTGAGCAACCAATCGTGCCTTATAACGATCAATAGAACTATTAGAGCGAGTCTTGATCTTGTGTACCCATCTACTTTCCACAACTTTCTGATTAGAAGGAGGATCTACCAAATCCCAAGTGTGTGCTTTTTCAAGTGCCTATATTTCTTCCTGCATTGTTTGTTGCCAATTTGGATTTATAGAGGCTTCTCTGAATTACTTAGGTTCATGTTGATGAAGAATTGTAGAAAGAAGAACAGTAATATCTAAGTTATCATGATAACACAAACTGAATCTActaaatacacaaaaatatgACTATTTAGTATTTTGCAATAAAAAATGCGaaagaaaaaagtgaaaaacatGGACGATTAGTTTTTGAGTGCCTTCAAtaatctttcttcttctcttttggTGTTTCTTGTTGAAGATTTCAAATGTAATTCTGATATTTCATTGAGTTTTTGCAAAGATTTTCTAGAGATTTTGAAGAATTTTTTCAAAGATTTTTAGAGATTTTGAAcgttgtttaaaatttttttgttgcagttttgaaaaagagaaaaaaactattttttatattaatgtGTGCAGCTTTAAAACAATGACACGAACGTATGTGTACATACTCTTTTTtgtgaaattaatttttattaaatctgaatcaattattcaatttaattgaatttaattattaaaaaaacttataataactcttatttatcatttttatagaaaaattttTGTCTAGAtagtcattatatatttatataactGCCTCTTAGTTACAATTAAATGAAGGgttttttacttaaataaattgtATGGGAATCAAAATTACCTGATTCCCCTGAAATGGATTCTGCAACATGATTACCCTCTTTGTATTACTATATAAATCGTCCTAGGGTGCATAGGGTTATGTAAAACGTGAATCATCTTAGCCTAGGACGATTAATGTATGAACTTGTAAGGCAAATAAAGCGTAAATCGTGCCAGGGTCTCTAGGGTTAGAAGAAGACTATAAATCGTCCCAGGGTGGTAGGTTTCACGTGATAATGGGGTAAACCTCATTGGGCTGACACGATTTATGCCTTATTGAGACCCTCTTCAGCCTGACGCGATTTATATGTTGGTTCGTAACACTAACTGGGCTGAGACGATTTATGCCCAAGTTAGTAACCCTAAGGAGGTAAGGACGATTTACACATGCAGAAACTCTATAAATGAAGGAGTTTCAAACAGATGAAACACACGGGACATTTGTTAAGGGTGTGAGAGATGGCGGAGAGTATTTTCTTGTTAGTGCATCACCGGGGAAAAATTGATGAAAACACAAGTGAGGGTGTAACTTTTTCGAGCAAAAAGCAGATAGGTGTGTTTATAACTCCGTCAACGACGTTGATGGATTTGCACAGTAGTATATTAGAGAAGGTTGAAAACTGTGGTAAAAAACGCGTGAAGCAATTATTTTTTCGTATTTCGATATCATTGAAGCAAGGTTATGTTAAGTTTGGGAAGTACGTGATGTTGGGTGATGACGACATGCGAGTTATATTTCACAGTCAAGCAAGATTTCCCGACTTAGGCGCGCTGGAGTTGTTTGCTAGAATGGTTGACATAGAGGGCAGCAGCGGGGGATCTGCTCCGAATCTGCCCACTAGCGTCATAGAAGGGACTTCCACCGCCGTTCCAACAGGGCAACCGGCGACTCCACTTGTTTTATCCCCGTCTTTTGCTACTGATTTGCTTGTCCCGGGTGATGACTTGGGTGATGACTTGGGTCCTTTCTGCCTAGCAGGTGCGACAACATGACCCCGAACTGGAGCATCTACGGGAACTCCACCCGCCCGAGGATCCAAGAGTAGACGATCATGTGAAAGGAACCTACGTGCTACACGGAACCACCAGTCGAGATATTCAGCAGACGGACGGAGGTCTGGAACCAACTGAAACAAAAGCACACTCTGATGTCTCTCATCCCAACACTGATGCCATGTGGCGAATACCTCAGGAAACCACCTAGTGGGTCCTCTACCATCCTTCAATAACAAGAAGTCGATGTTGATAGATGGCTCTGGGATGTGCTGAACTCCCCCGAGCTGGGATAAAATCCTATCAACTTGATGCCACTCTATTGACGCAAAGTATATCAACGCAGTGGTCGACTTCCATAAAAGCGTGTGGTCAGGCCGGAGTATGTCAGGATGGACTACTTGGATCACCTCAAGACTGCTATATGGCATCCAAATGAATTGCAACATGGAAATTAGTCAACATTACCAACCGAGTATATGAAAACAAAAATGCAGAAAATAGCATTATAGACTTTCAAACTTACATCATCGCCAGTCATCCTATCTAATCTGTGTCGGGTAGCAATCACACGGGGTCCCTTCTCAAGCAGTTCAGTCAAACCGGTTTAATCAAGTGACATTGGTTTAAACCAGTTCACTCTGGGTTTTACCGCACCCCACCGGTTCGTTGCCTCATCCGGTCAGATCATCATATCAGACCGGCTCAGGATCCGGTTGCCCAGTTTTCCTCTCAAACTGACCGGTCTGGTCCGGTTGAGTTCTGCTAACAATAGTAACAACAGCAATTTTTTGGGCATTCTGCCATCAGAAGCATCGATCTATCATGAGCGAATTCCATAATCTATTAAGAACCCTGATTTCTAACATCTTATACTAAaccaaaaactaactaaatcactAAACATGGTATCGGGCAacgtcttaataaaaaaatagtctAACATGCATATTCAGCAAATACAATATTATCCAACATACTATAACATCCAACATATTAATGTACTTAACATACCCATGGCATCGACTCAACAACATTAGAAAATTCAAAAACTTACCTCTTGATCAATAAATCCGGCAACATGCGCTATGCCGTTCAGGCGGTACATATCTCCTTCGTTCCCGACCATTATCACCGCCGGACGATATACTTCCTCCACCAGCCGGCCACCGGCGGCCCACTCCCACCACCACCTGCGCCATTCACCCGCCGCTGCCTACTACCAGTTGCACCTCCGTCGCGGGCTGGTCCCCACACCCGAAACACTTCTCACTCCAAACTTCCTCTCCGGTAAAAATGGTGGCTCCCAGACCTCCTCACCTTTACGCCGCAGCAACTTCACCCTGCACTACAAAGATAAATCGTCTTTACCTCCTTAGGGTTACTAACTTGGGTATAATTCGTCCCAACCCAGTTAGTGTTACGAACCAACACATAAATCGCGCCAGGCTGAAGAGGGTCTCAATAACTCATAAATCGTGGCAGCCCATTGAGGTTTAGCCCATGAACACGTGAAATCTACCACCCTGGGACGATTTATAGTATTCTTTTAACCCTAGAGACCCTGGCACGATTTACGCTTTatttaccttacaagttcatGCATTAATCGTCCTAGGCTGAGATGATTCACGTTTTATATAACTCTATACACTCTAGGACGATTTATATAATAATACCAAGAGCGTAATCACGTTGCAAAATTCGTTTCAGAGAAATCAGATAATTTTGACTCCTATacaatttatttaagtaaaaaacCCTTAAATGAATCCATATTTGTTTTACCCAATTTTTATCGTAGTtcaattaatgttttatgttaaaaaattaattctataATATATATACTAAGATTCAATTActcaattatatttatatatttaatttatatatgttttcaattaaataattatttattaaaataattaaatttattatattagaataataatatttaaattatattctgCCAACCTGTGAACCTATTTCCACGTGTCATTATCTCAACGTGGATCTAGAATTAGATCTAGTCATCTACTCATCTGAATTCAAGAAACGTTTAATAACCATGTCCCTTGCGTTGACTGCAATATTTCACacactctcacatccctctCATCAATCACATCTTAACACGTGGACAGTAACACCAACATTTGG
The genomic region above belongs to Arachis stenosperma cultivar V10309 chromosome 5, arast.V10309.gnm1.PFL2, whole genome shotgun sequence and contains:
- the LOC130979963 gene encoding uncharacterized protein LOC130979963: MSDPNSVDVILEFLRRNRFTRAEAALRSELGNRSDVNGFLQKLKLEEKELCNVSHDDKGTTVLESRGSDSRDSVDGSKELIVKEIEYGTSRNNVESKRKAAASTGERNQSNEVGGTSDKNFSFSKGSEDNLLDLNSWKFGPGNGPAEPYQTYGGSGASNMLKTPMSQQSKSQTSEAVDAANRKAKSGEENAVPMERNSTWLGSSSKATAEPKYELIQSKEPRELDRQLKFSSSSLKENLVDNALSRNDDNVNLSLDPWKDCSVKTVFPFSTGTGDVSTSYNGSTYLGRKEEKRKEETSDARAAIKEQVDEVGRALYLGKLQGSSEQNNFSSLSFPLSPENQKEEFPRLPPVKIKSEDKQLAINWEEKFERDGLSAKLSGSTDNTLLIGSYLDVPIGQEIKTAGMRRPSGGSWLSVSQGIVEDTSDLVSGFATIGDGLSESIDYPNEYWDSDEYDDDDDVGYMRQPIEDEAWFLAHEVDYPSDNEKGTTHGSVPDPQERGPAKDDDDDQSFAEEDSYFSGEQYLHAKNAEPVTVSDDPIGLTVTEMYGGTNDIDTIGQYNGQLIDDEELNLMRVEPVWQGFVSQTNDRTMLGNGKLLNDSGRSRLEDICMEDDQHGSVRSIGVGINSDAADFGSEVHGSLIGGSSEGDLEYFRDRDVGIGGSKHSHDLDNISNKSIKSKKKSDKSELNKYIIGGDKDARLQMKTNNDVNFSFPQTLNDGQIIQAGPSKALWSSSCNVDERDDRLNAYVGTDDMLSSWRRKSSDSSPVKSSRDDNNANMVRSTNSSPTTLSNYGYTETDHAKLEEDEKGGTEREDELGASLDDEEAAAVQEQVRQIKAQEEEFETFNLKIVHRKNRTGFEEDKHFHVVLNSVIAGRYHVTEYLGSAAFSKAIQAHDLHTGMDVCVKIIKNNKDFFDQSLDEIKLLKYVNKHDPADKYHLLRLYDYFYYREHLLIVCELLKANLYEFHKFNRESGGEVYFTMPRLQSITIQCLEALQFLHSLGLIHCDLKPENILVKSYSRCEVKVIDLGSSCFETDHLCSYVQSRSYRAPEVILGLSYDKKIDIWSLGCILAELCTGNVLFQNDSPATLLARVIGIIGPIDQSMLAKGRDTYKYFTKNHMLYERNQESNKLEYLIPKKTSLRHRLPMGDQGFIDFVAHLLEVNPKKRPSAAEALKHPWLSYPYEPISS
- the LOC130981343 gene encoding uncharacterized mitochondrial protein AtMg00810-like, with product MIITGDNVDGISDLKASLYRTFEMKDLGFLSYFLGLEVISTDDGIYLSQTKYASDLFARAGIADSRTESTPLEPNVRFTPMDDTVLDNPTLYRQLVGGLVYLTVTRPDIAYPVHILGQFLSAPRTTHYAAVLRILHYIKGTLFYGLYFYAHSSLFLQAYSDAEWAGDTTDRCSTTSYCLFLDDSLIS